From the genome of Vitis riparia cultivar Riparia Gloire de Montpellier isolate 1030 chromosome 11, EGFV_Vit.rip_1.0, whole genome shotgun sequence:
aaataaataaataaagaaaaaaagaattgaagcTCTTATTCAATTAGAACACAATCTAGGCAAATCTATCAAACAAGAAAGAGATCATAGGAAATCTTCACTTgataatcaaattttttgagacAACTCCAACTCCACAAAAGCAcaacaaagagaaagagaaaatgtaGAGACAAAGAGATAGTGAAATAAGAGTGTTTGAATGAATATACATTGGTGGTAGGGTGATAAACATGTTTCATGAAATGATTGGCCTATATTGAAATCATTATACTTTTATCaatatttagataaaaattattaatccaTCAATATACTTCTTTTGGTGTCcctattgataataaataatttgttgGACATTATTTTGGACCTTTAAAATAAGTTCCATGTATTGCGCCCCTAGACCTCTTCCTTTTGGCTTCGCCCCTTTGCCCACAccttttgataatttttcatattacatatttaaagaaataaatacaagaaagtgtacatatataaatataaatatagtaaAAATAGAACATCAAGTTCGAGTTAGTGTCACGTGGATAAGACCATCACTATTCTTAAATGTCCgaaaattttatatgattagCCCATGTTACAAGTCCAACgtattggaaattggaatttttattcCAACGCGCCAGGGTGGTGAAGGTTTATCCATCTGGACGCTGCTGATACAAGCGCAATGTTAGGTTTGAAAGTACGGACACTTTCACTCTTTTCTCCCCACTCTCTTCTTCTCCGCCAAACGCTACTCGCCACCCTCACCGTCCAATTTCTGTATCAGGATGTCGTCGTCGTCGTCGCAGATAATCGAACACGTCGTCCTCTTCAAGGTCAAGGACGAGACGGAGCCGGCGAAGGTCTCCGACTGGTTGTCCGGACTCAACGGCCTGGCCTCTCTCGACCAGGTACTCCACCTCTCGGCCGGGCCCATCCATCGGGACCTATCGTCAGCGTTCAAGTTCACTCACATGCTTCACAGTCGCTATAGCTCCAAGGAAGATCTAAGTGGCTACTCTGGGCATCCGAGCCACTTGAGAGTGGTGAAAGAGTTGGGTTCGCCGATCTTGGAGGACCTGATGGCCGTCGATTGGGTGGCTGATGATCTTTCCGGACCGGTGGTGCCGCGGCCGGGGTCGGCGATGAGACTGACGATCATGAAGTTGAAGGAGGGTTTGGGAGATGAGGAGAAGGCGAAGATCTTGGGAGCGATCGGGGATATTAAGGATTGTCTTGGATCGTTAAATCAGATGACTTATGGTGGGAATTTCTCGCCCGGGAGGGCGAAAGGGTTTTCGATTGCATCGGTTGCGATCTTTCCGGGATTGAATGAATTGGAGGCCTTGGATTCAAATCCGGAATTGGTGCAGTTGCAGAGGGATAAGGTTAGGGACCTTTTGGACCGCGTGATTGTGCTAGATTACGTGGTTCCACCACCGCAATCTGCTAGCCTTTCATGATTGCTCTGGCTAAGGTTGTATTGCTTCATGTTCTCACTTCTCACTTTCATGGATTTGGTAGCTTTTCAAATAACGCCTAATTTTGAAAGACATTTTGCTTATGTTATCTTTCTTAATGTTCGTCTCGACATACTCAACAAGTAAATTTGGAAAGACTCAAATGAGGTTTTTCCAAGTCTTTTGGGCATTATGTGGATAATGGGATCCAAATGAGAATATGTTTTGGTCTATTGAAGGCTTTGTTTtgtttcaatataaatttgGTTCTCATGCTGGTTCTTGAAGATTCAGGAGCTTTTTCCTTTCCAGGTCTTTATTGCAGTGGGCGACATAGCTTGGGGAGTGTGTTGTATTTTGGCTGCACTGGCCCTTTCTCTTCCTTATTCTACTTGTATGCGTTATAGCCTATAGGTAGTCCACAGTATTTTCCAGTATGATATGTATGCATGCATGATTCACAATCTCATTCATAGGAGTTCTTGTGGGTTGGGGATAAGAAAGTCAAGAATCTGAACAATGTCTTTATTTAGGAAGAGAAGTTCAGACATCTATTCTCTGTCTGTATGGCAGTATGGCTTATTGCTTTGCCTTTCAGTGTGGCTATGGTCATACGTTTCAGAGAGCAGGGATGAACTCACTCTGGTAATTGCAACAAGCTATGGAGAATCATTGCATGGAAGACCACGGATACTTTCTTATTGATTCTGGGTCAAAACACTCTGGTTGTCCTACTATTATGTCTGGAATTGGAGTTGAACTTCGTGAATACAAGCGTGGCCTGTTTTGGGGAAGACATCTCCACCCCCTTGTACAGAATAACATCCTGATATACATGGTGTGGATGGTGAAAAAACCTTAAGATCCAGTAGGTAACATCCAAGGAGGTGAATGAGCGacttttaaagattttaatacAAGTgttgaaattttcaattcaaataatCCTTTGAGAGTGTAAAATATCTACAATCATTCAACCAACAAATGGAAACCGAACGTATTGGGTTGAATTCCCTGTGTATTCCAAGCGAATGCCGGAAGAACCATTGAAAAGGTGCTGTCCTCCAGAAATGGCTAGAATACAGGTAACTGAAGGCGATGGTGTTATGGCAGCTAGAATGGGTGACAGGGAAGTGATTTAAGTGGAGGAGGTAATCAATTGAATTACCAGACCCTCTTGGGTGGTTCCACCTATGCCTCCCATTGCCATTGCTTTACCATTAACAAAACTTGTTCTAGCAAAGAGGTGAGCAAATATAGGAGATAAAGGGATAAGCTATTCCGTGGATGGTATTTCTATATCTGCTATTACATCCCTTTGTAGGATAAAGGAATTTTTAGGCTCCTATATAACCCTATGGGCCTTTTCTTGAGAATTTAGGCATTATGGGCCagatataacataaaaataaaattataaaacataaaagaaaataaaaaatcaaaagaatagaaaaaaaagaaaccaataTTGACACTAAAACTGACTccaaaaaggatttttttttttttttttttttttttggtgggggtGGGGGAGGATTTCATTGATCttcaactaaaattatttttgggggggggggggaaatgataaatttcttaagaaattaaaaaaaaaaatggtttaatcCTTTCTTACAACCAAATGGATGAATAAGAATGGATATTCCTTTCTAACATCTCTTACCTTTAGGAATAGCTATTTCTCTTTCATCAGGGATAATTATTTTGTGAATCAAACGCACCCTATATGTTTACGGTATCACTTGACATTTGACAAGTTTCCTCACTTGGGCCAGGATGGGATGGGGGGGGGGAGGGGccgaaagaaaataataatttttgggCCAGTTTTGGGCTTAAGTTGAGAGCTGAAGCTTTGGAATGGACATGGGCTTGACCAATGTAACAAAGGGCCTGGACTGCTGTAGTGCTCCATGGCAAGTTGAAAGTCTGTTAATAAACCTATAATGTACAGCCTGAGATGTCAAAGAATAAACTGAACCAGAAATCTATGAATCTTGAGGCTTTGTCTCTCTAGGGTAAGTTGGaagacaattatatataatatacagtTGTATATATCAATGTATAGGTGGAAATTCTTTAGGATTAGGTATTTGGGCATTGTGTCTTTTCGtgatttaggttatgtttggttacaTAAAagttacaaaggaaaaaaaaatactaacaaaaatcattttatcatttttggttttattataaaaataaaaaaaacaagcaaaattaaaattagttaaaattttatatgtttttaaattatttaatttttataataaaagagttaaaataaattaaatgaattcgagttgacataaaaaatagtttattgattttaaatattttctttattttcttttgattttgattttttttttatatacttttttccgttattttcttttcctcccatCCAAACATAACATTTGTGTGGAAAAGTAATAATCTAGAAGGGGCAACCTGTCCACTGAAAAACTGTAGAAAACGCTGCTAGAAAATTTGTCGAAGATTTGATGTTTCAAGGGGCATGGCTATGCTGACCTACATGTTCaattcttgttttatttattgatgaGTCCATTCTCTACTATTGGCTCAATTGATTTACCCTACATTATCGTTTTGAACATTTGTGTCCTTGTTgaaaaggtgaatctcaataatgtactacacctagagggggtGAATGGatgttgtaaaataatttaaaaattctcccaacaaaAATTACCTAACATTAGACTATCTCGATGTCAAGAAACTTCTCTTCCAACAACTTTTTAACAAAGCATAACATCCACAAACAATAATGTATGCATAAACACTCTctcaacaatttataaatgcaaaacacatgcaaatgTTTCAACACtcttcaaaaataaatcaaaagaataatCATCTCCTCAACTTATATCAATTGACTCTATGATATCATTAAACAAAATGaacagaaaaattattaaggatattTCATGGATCATCACACTTTTTTCACctcatatttcttccattcAACATGTATGCCCAAGTaatcaatgatatcaaaaacagaaaattattcaaagtgtagagtgagagaaagagacaatgaacaccggatttttaacgtggaaaacctccaaagagataaaaaaaaaaccacatgcTTATCGCCAATTAAAAAACTCCactataaagaataaaaattgagtACAAGATTTTACCTAACTTAAGCCAACTAATCCTTCCCGGGCTACTTAACTAGTACCTTCACTTTCAGCTTCTCACCTTCTTCTTTCGGAGCACACTTAGAGTCCACACCAAGCTCAATTCGActtcttcttgaatccacacaagaagcaaatgggtttttgcacaaactcaaatagaatgagagattgagatatGAATGAAGAAATAAATCAACCCATTGATTGCTcaagaaaattcattaaaaactagtttGGAACACATTAAGAGAATTGGATTTTCTTTACAATCAAAAACCCCAAATCAGGAAAACaggatgagaaaatgaagaacacatggAGTGGCTGCTCTCTCCACATTTTCTGTTGTcactctttaaaaaaatgagagaagattgtgtttttaaagtgtaaaaagaagCCCTCAATCTAATGGCTgagatttgataaaaaaaaattagttggatCGATTCACCCCTGCACTTAgatcgataaaaaaaaaaaggaataaaagcattgcaccaaaaaccatttctcccaactttctaatacatttaaagattaaaaaccggattgattcacattcaatcaccacacactcgGCTACATACATCGACCTCTTAACAAAAtcttagtcttcaaagtcaagtagtccgaaGAGGAATTGGGAAACCGAGTTAGGGGatacttaggaattttgtccggaattgccaacctagctaaacactcacacttgtgatattaaaatttgaatgaaaatataaaatagatttaaaattaataaattatttttatctatcattttaaatttatttcatttatttttatataaagattaaattatttaaaaatatataaattttttattaattttatttatatttgattttttattatttttcatagtaaaatcaaatataagataattattttccttaatgctttttgaaaaccaaacataaccttaataaaTTTGCTATTTAGGATTAAGAAATTTTGCTAAAGCATATGAAGATAATAGTAGGACAAATTTGTCTTGGAGActcttattttgatttaatttcattgACATTCATACAAATGAGAATTTTCTATGGCTTGCTCTTTATCATTGGTTAGGTATCCTATGTTATCACTTACCCTAAACCTTCCCATGGTATCATATGATATTTCACATCagttaaaggaaaaaaattttgttactaTATATGTAGTGAATTCTTCTTAATTGTAtataaaatgagttttaaaattatgattgtCCATCAATCTTAGCACAAGTAACATTTATATGAGAGAAAATGTTGTGATAAACGATATTAAAGTCATTTCTGACTCCAATGGACACAAGAAGTATACAATACACTTATAGCACTACGTACATAATTAACTCCTCTTAGTTATATAGATACATTATGTTAAAAATGGTCATCATGCCTTTAGGTTTTGGTCATAGTAGAGGCATTGACATGCATCATGATATGCAACATATTGCAGGAGTATGTAAGCTTCCCTAGTAATATCCGTGCTTTTCAATCTCTAGaccttattattttaattaggcTATAACTCCATTACATTTTTTTCAAGTCATATGTTGATGCTATTGATTGCATTTGGTCATGAGATCGACTTTGATGGAAAAATAGTCCTTTTGGAAAAAAAGTGAACttcaacttttttgtttttatttttttcatatttttcgcattaaaattaaaattattaattatgattttagttttaagtttaaaaccaTGATTGTTAATAGTGGTTtataaaatcacaattaatGACTGTAGTTTTAATCTTAAAACTAATACTACCGGTatcaaatatgaatttaaaattaaaaatattgaaaaaaaataacaaaaatggaaGGTAATCattttcacaaataattttgtttggattgagaattttttcaaaaaaagtgcTGGTTTGACTGCGACCCCCATGAGATCTAGAGAAAGTGTCATCTATAGGAAGTCTCCTTTAGCACATGGCTGATGAGACAAAGCTACCAAAGATGATTACAATGCAACttaattattgataatttaatcGTCGTGGGACCTAGCTTTAGGTTAATGGTGACAGACAACTTTGTCCGTTAGTCAAGCTCAGATTGCAGTGTTTTCGTCGCGTCTCCCATCCTCTCTATGATTTACTTGTTGATACTAATCAATGATGTTAGCAATAATTTCTCATTAAAGATGGCCTGTACGTGGAAACATGACTGCCACTTATAAGAAAGCTTGGTTAGCTGCATGATTGCTATGGATGTTGGACTTGACATATTGAAATtctccgtttttttttttggtaatttgtatatttattctTTATGGTTTTTCTAAGTATTctaagaaataattgaaaattaaaaaaatgacttgttGATACTAATCAATGATGTTAGCAATAATTTCTCATTAAAGATGGCCTGTACGTGGAAACATGACTGCCACTTATAAGAAAGCTTGGTTAGCTGCATGATTGCTATGGATGTTGGACTTGACATATTGAAATTCtccgttttttttttggtaatttgtatatttattctTTATGGTTTTTCTAAGTATTctaagaaataattgaaaattaaaaaaaataaaaataaaaaaagcgaGAAAATTTTCGCAAATACCCTTGTAgagataaataaacaaataaattatatttaaaattttaaataaaaatttgttcttaaaaaataaatgaatattatttttaaaaagtttacaTTTTGAGAACAATATTAAACACGTTGTTAGGGTTTTGATTTATATGTCTGTGACTTTATATCAATATCATGGGTGCTAGGGATGACCCACccatgtttcttttttctatcaaactTTTTGAGATCCAAACAAAAGTGTTAGCATTGATTGtgcttaacttttttttttttgtaatttatttaattaatgaccatttgcaaatataaatatatgtctTATGCAAAGTATTAGCCACATCATAAAAAacataaagttaaaaaaattatgggagATGGAGCAAATCGTTGTAATAGTCCCAACCAACTTTTGTGGATCTTGCTATAATTTTGAGTTCTAATGTTGAAGTTAAAGTTTGTGTTGTAGATGGTTACGAAGTTAACAatggttttagaaaatatttttagtttaaaaatgtgtttaaaaaaaatagatatttgataaaatttttaaaaatcattttttttaagaaatatttaataagtGATTCTcctaaagttattttttttaaaaaaaaaaaacatttttactataaatattttaaatgaaaatactATAAAACATACACTTAGTTGAATTAAAAAAGAAtctcaatttctaaattttatttttattgataggAGGATTGTAttcgaaaaagaaaataatttaagacaATATTTGAAACGTGGGaaagattaatttaaataaatacttGTTTAAGAGTGATTTTGAATTATCGAACAAATGATTCACTATAAATCACttctaatgatttttatttatttttaaaaaaattatcaaataccTCATTTTTGTAAAACGATGTTAGAAAATAGTTCTCCCTCTCAAAAACATACAACTATTTAGGGATAGTTGCAGGAATATTATTTGAACATAAACATTTTTCCTGTTGCATAAGTTTGAGGTTCATAAAGGTTTAGTGAAAGgctttcccttttttctttttctttttgaactcTTTGATGGATAGTTACCTTTTAACAGACAGTTGGTAACCTAATATCAAGAATAGTATTCAAGGTAGTTGGTAACCGAATATCAACTTCAAGAGTATTAGGTGAATGTGTCTGGGTTAGCTTTTGTAGGACATATGCATGGTGGACGAGATCATTGCAATAGGTCCAACTTTTGTGGGTGTGGACCTTTCCTGAACTCTAGAGAAtaaggcaaaaataaaaataaataaaataaaaaggttagTGGAAGtacttttgtttggttttgtgtttttgttttttaggtcATTGAATGGAATGAAAAAGTCATTAGGATTTGAGTAGGATAGAACTTTTCATCGaaagaatatgtggttgaatcTTGGGTGAGTGTTAACGAAAGGTCTTCCTTCTTTTTAGAtttatctttcaatttttctttcatgtatAAATGAAATCGGTCTTAATGGATGAATAGTTATTACtatgattaaataatatttttaattgtaagaaaaatttgagaatgattttcttttattggtactttaaattcatataaatagtttataaactttttgttcTTGTTCTTTTACTGGTTATCCGCTTATGACCCGTGAATAACTAAGGTTCTACTCTTTTTATGAGAATTACTCTCACAATTAAACCAAATTACCTCATATAATGATTTGGTTTTAAATATAAGTAAATTACTTCTAAGTATTATTTAATTACACAAAAAggttaaattatcttttaaatacaATCTATTACTTTCAAGTaggttaaaattatttttcattgtatttagggaaaaaaaaaactttagccctttttttatcattcattaagggaaaaaaatggtgaagctatatttttttttttctttcatttatttgtgatgctctcattttatttttattattattatttaatttatttatttggagaaGGCATATTAGGGGTTGGTGGAGGAAGGGTAGATGTAAATGTGGCTCAACTTTCAAGTAGAGATTGCTGGTTAGAAATTTGGTGCAAGGACGGTTGGATCTCTTTAACAAAACTGTGTACTTCTTCACTAATTTCAATGTGTTGGGTACAAATAATAATTACTCCAATAGTGCTCTGCAAATTGGGATAGACTGCTGACAAATctcatttttagatttaaaaaaaaaatgaaccacatttttttttccaatgctGTCCATTGGGGAATAATTGATTACACATAGAATTAGtaatgttatataaaaaaaaaaaacaaaaaacaaaatgtaaatattagaattttctaATGGATGGATTTTGATACTATTCATTTTGAGACCACTAACTCCAgtgatttgaaaaattattattagttgTCATAAATTTAACCCtctttaaaatctatttaagaatgattttgaaagaaaatttaaaatgatttttaacattgaataatttgatatttaactaatttttaatacttaaataaatTACTTAATCTACGTATAATTATCaagatataataaaatatgtatatcttaatatatcatattctactgaatataaaatatataattacaatataatatcttttaatattatatCTAATGGACATTATATGTCCAATGAGATATTATGTTACATTTATATTTAGCTTGtagtatatatttaaaaataaaataaaatatacattattttttaatgtttaaaataaaaaatatatattatattataatatttttattttaaaaaacatgaaattccTCCTCTATTTACTAATattcatgaataaaatatttaaattttataaataatttttttattatgttattcaatatataaaaataatgcatatattaagattattttacaatatattttctaaatgttTTGTTAGTTGATTTTTCAaaacacaaatttaattttataataaaaaaatattttacaaaacaaataataaaaaaaaataaaaattgataatttttttatatatgaattgaattatgatttaattattaaacaagtaatATGTTGTATAACTCATTTATTAATCATGTCTTAAAtcttacttttatatatatatatatatatatatatatgatgttgaAAAAGCATAATGTCGATATCTGAAAGCTCCATCACAATGTACAGAGCTTTTCTAAACTAAACttaatataataaacaaaaagtaTAAACGGAAATTAGTGGAGttattttaatgaaagtatATGAAAAAAGACAGATGTTGAGCCGACAATATATAGCATCATAAGGAAAGgaaccaaagaaaacaaaacaaacaaacaaaagatgTCAAATATTGACTTACTCTTTTTGGTTTATATGCTGATCCACGATAACTCATCATGTTCATTGTTCTAGTCTTCTAGAGTATAAAGATGATCAGAGAGAATCGAAAAAGTCATGATGCAGACAAGCA
Proteins encoded in this window:
- the LOC117924534 gene encoding stress-response A/B barrel domain-containing protein UP3-like, encoding MSSSSSQIIEHVVLFKVKDETEPAKVSDWLSGLNGLASLDQVLHLSAGPIHRDLSSAFKFTHMLHSRYSSKEDLSGYSGHPSHLRVVKELGSPILEDLMAVDWVADDLSGPVVPRPGSAMRLTIMKLKEGLGDEEKAKILGAIGDIKDCLGSLNQMTYGGNFSPGRAKGFSIASVAIFPGLNELEALDSNPELVQLQRDKVRDLLDRVIVLDYVVPPPQSASLS